Proteins from a single region of Salvelinus fontinalis isolate EN_2023a chromosome 15, ASM2944872v1, whole genome shotgun sequence:
- the LOC129811284 gene encoding nucleolar and spindle-associated protein 1-like isoform X3, which produces MELDSMKYAELRSLAKEVGLKTSKLKADKLLKALKEHLQLQQQPQEDVAVDQGDETGVAAQDDINSTQEINNSSHDDDDDEPSLKQPAREFVTKRRGRGRPKKRKEPEDEEQMFERLVEPRIDQGSVKRRKTSAAKDSGVAAPVEESQKTNVQTQPEPGHTDAVTFEEGEGQKVVKPVGRIPRHEGLLKRTKSMLKPTTPNFRKLHEAHFKKMESIDSYVERKTKQVDLFRSSVKELKVLSDKTLPKPTEGKPPAISTSSCASLFSPASQRPATDRCRQTRFSAIKSATDKSRLSASKPATDKRRQTRVSATNVPQKDTVVPFRPTVLSTCKINVRFSQATRDNEHKRSMVKTPARASTRVELVTPGKETKVVGGKHEVNKPSVLSSTKTPAFVFNGNTSVLSNTPGTNKANFDLKASLSKPLTYKPHRGKLKPYGETKENTADQSQIVPSHQKNYKQHPVQTREERRTKQTEDRKQKKVNMLGARRGLVMT; this is translated from the exons ATGGAATTGGATTCCATGAAGTATGCCGAATTGCGCAGTCTTGCGAAGGAGGTTGGGCTCAAAACCTCAAAACTGAAG GCTGATAAGCTTCTGAAGGCGCTCAAGGAGCACTTGCAGCTGCAACAACAACCGCAAGAAGATGTTGCAGTGGAC CAGGGAGATGAGACTGGCGTTGCTGCACAGGATGACATCAACTCAACCCAGGAAATCAACAATTCatcacatgatgatgatgatgatgagcctTCACTAAAACAACCAGCTCGGGAGTTTGTTACCAAACGTCGCGGTAGAGGGCGACCGAAGAAGAGGAAGGAACCTGAAGATGaggaacag ATGTTTGAGAGGCTGGTTGAACCCAGAATCGACCAAGGGAGTGTGAAGAGAAGGAAAACGTCTGCCGCTAAGGATTCTGGGGTGGCAGCACCAGTGGAGGAGTCACAGAAAACCAATGTTCAGACACAGCCTGAACCTGGCCACACAGATGCAGTGACGTTTGAGGAAG gagagggacagaaggtggTGAAGCCTGTAGGAAGAATCCCTCGTCATGAGGGGCTCCTGAAGAGGACTAAGTCAATGCTGAAGCCTACTACCCCAA ACTTCAGAAAGCTCCACGAGGCACATTTCAAGAAGATGGAGTCCATTGATTCATACGTGGAAAGGAAGACTAAGCAAGTTGATTTGTTCAGAAGTTCAGTGAAGGAACTGAAG GTTCTCTCTGATAAGACTCTTCCTAAACCAACTGAAGGAAAACCTCCAGCA ATCTCAACCTCGAGCTGTGCCTCCCTGTTCAGCCCAGCGTCCCAGAGACCTGCCACAGACAGATGCAGACAGACTCGGTTCTCAGCCATCAAATCTGCCACGGATAAAAGTAGACTCTCGGCCAGTAAGCCAGCTACAGACAAACGCAGACAGACCCGGGTCTCTGCCACCAACGTCCCTCAGAAGGACACTGTTGTTCCATTCAGACCCACAGTCCTGTCCACTTGCAAGATCAATGTTCG GTTCTCTCAGGCTACTCGGGATAATGAGCACAAGAGGTCCATGGTTAAGACACCAGCACGCGCGTCAACCCGTGTGGAACTCGTCACTCCTGGGAAAGAGACTAAAGTTGTTGGCGGGAAACATGAAGTCAACAAGCCCTCTGTTCTCTCTAGCACCAAGACGCCAG CATTTGTGTTTAATGGAAACACCAGTGTTCTTTCTAACACTCCTGGAACCAACAAGGCCAACTTTGATCTGAAGGCCAGTCTCTCTAAGCCTCTCACCTACAAGCCTCACAGGG GGAAGCTGAAGCCTTATGGAGAGACCAAGGAAAACACAGCTGACCAgtctcagattgtcccttcacACCAGAAGAACTACAAACAGCACCCGGTTCAGACAAG GGAGGAAAGGAGAACAAAACAGACTGAAGACAGGAAGCAGAAGAAAGTGAATATGCTTGGAGCCAGACGAGGCCTCGTCATGACCTAA
- the LOC129811284 gene encoding nucleolar and spindle-associated protein 1-like isoform X1, whose translation MELDSMKYAELRSLAKEVGLKTSKLKADKLLKALKEHLQLQQQPQEDVAVDQGDETGVAAQDDINSTQEINNSSHDDDDDEPSLKQPAREFVTKRRGRGRPKKRKEPEDEEQMFERLVEPRIDQGSVKRRKTSAAKDSGVAAPVEESQKTNVQTQPEPGHTDAVTFEEGEGQKVVKPVGRIPRHEGLLKRTKSMLKPTTPNFRKLHEAHFKKMESIDSYVERKTKQVDLFRSSVKELKVLSDKTLPKPTEGKPPAISTSSCASLFSPASQRPATDRCRQTRFSAIKSATDKSRLSASKPATDKRRQTRVSATNVPQKDTVVPFRPTVLSTCKINVRFSQATRDNEHKRSMVKTPARASTRVELVTPGKETKVVGGKHEVNKPSVLSSTKTPGTAFVFNGNTSVLSNTPGTNKANFDLKASLSKPLTYKPHRGKLKPYGETKENTADQSQIVPSHQKNYKQHPVQTREERRTKQTEDRKQKKVNMLGARRGLVMT comes from the exons ATGGAATTGGATTCCATGAAGTATGCCGAATTGCGCAGTCTTGCGAAGGAGGTTGGGCTCAAAACCTCAAAACTGAAG GCTGATAAGCTTCTGAAGGCGCTCAAGGAGCACTTGCAGCTGCAACAACAACCGCAAGAAGATGTTGCAGTGGAC CAGGGAGATGAGACTGGCGTTGCTGCACAGGATGACATCAACTCAACCCAGGAAATCAACAATTCatcacatgatgatgatgatgatgagcctTCACTAAAACAACCAGCTCGGGAGTTTGTTACCAAACGTCGCGGTAGAGGGCGACCGAAGAAGAGGAAGGAACCTGAAGATGaggaacag ATGTTTGAGAGGCTGGTTGAACCCAGAATCGACCAAGGGAGTGTGAAGAGAAGGAAAACGTCTGCCGCTAAGGATTCTGGGGTGGCAGCACCAGTGGAGGAGTCACAGAAAACCAATGTTCAGACACAGCCTGAACCTGGCCACACAGATGCAGTGACGTTTGAGGAAG gagagggacagaaggtggTGAAGCCTGTAGGAAGAATCCCTCGTCATGAGGGGCTCCTGAAGAGGACTAAGTCAATGCTGAAGCCTACTACCCCAA ACTTCAGAAAGCTCCACGAGGCACATTTCAAGAAGATGGAGTCCATTGATTCATACGTGGAAAGGAAGACTAAGCAAGTTGATTTGTTCAGAAGTTCAGTGAAGGAACTGAAG GTTCTCTCTGATAAGACTCTTCCTAAACCAACTGAAGGAAAACCTCCAGCA ATCTCAACCTCGAGCTGTGCCTCCCTGTTCAGCCCAGCGTCCCAGAGACCTGCCACAGACAGATGCAGACAGACTCGGTTCTCAGCCATCAAATCTGCCACGGATAAAAGTAGACTCTCGGCCAGTAAGCCAGCTACAGACAAACGCAGACAGACCCGGGTCTCTGCCACCAACGTCCCTCAGAAGGACACTGTTGTTCCATTCAGACCCACAGTCCTGTCCACTTGCAAGATCAATGTTCG GTTCTCTCAGGCTACTCGGGATAATGAGCACAAGAGGTCCATGGTTAAGACACCAGCACGCGCGTCAACCCGTGTGGAACTCGTCACTCCTGGGAAAGAGACTAAAGTTGTTGGCGGGAAACATGAAGTCAACAAGCCCTCTGTTCTCTCTAGCACCAAGACGCCAG gAACAGCATTTGTGTTTAATGGAAACACCAGTGTTCTTTCTAACACTCCTGGAACCAACAAGGCCAACTTTGATCTGAAGGCCAGTCTCTCTAAGCCTCTCACCTACAAGCCTCACAGGG GGAAGCTGAAGCCTTATGGAGAGACCAAGGAAAACACAGCTGACCAgtctcagattgtcccttcacACCAGAAGAACTACAAACAGCACCCGGTTCAGACAAG GGAGGAAAGGAGAACAAAACAGACTGAAGACAGGAAGCAGAAGAAAGTGAATATGCTTGGAGCCAGACGAGGCCTCGTCATGACCTAA
- the LOC129811284 gene encoding nucleolar and spindle-associated protein 1-like isoform X2, whose translation MELDSMKYAELRSLAKEVGLKTSKLKADKLLKALKEHLQLQQQPQEDVAVDGDETGVAAQDDINSTQEINNSSHDDDDDEPSLKQPAREFVTKRRGRGRPKKRKEPEDEEQMFERLVEPRIDQGSVKRRKTSAAKDSGVAAPVEESQKTNVQTQPEPGHTDAVTFEEGEGQKVVKPVGRIPRHEGLLKRTKSMLKPTTPNFRKLHEAHFKKMESIDSYVERKTKQVDLFRSSVKELKVLSDKTLPKPTEGKPPAISTSSCASLFSPASQRPATDRCRQTRFSAIKSATDKSRLSASKPATDKRRQTRVSATNVPQKDTVVPFRPTVLSTCKINVRFSQATRDNEHKRSMVKTPARASTRVELVTPGKETKVVGGKHEVNKPSVLSSTKTPGTAFVFNGNTSVLSNTPGTNKANFDLKASLSKPLTYKPHRGKLKPYGETKENTADQSQIVPSHQKNYKQHPVQTREERRTKQTEDRKQKKVNMLGARRGLVMT comes from the exons ATGGAATTGGATTCCATGAAGTATGCCGAATTGCGCAGTCTTGCGAAGGAGGTTGGGCTCAAAACCTCAAAACTGAAG GCTGATAAGCTTCTGAAGGCGCTCAAGGAGCACTTGCAGCTGCAACAACAACCGCAAGAAGATGTTGCAGTGGAC GGAGATGAGACTGGCGTTGCTGCACAGGATGACATCAACTCAACCCAGGAAATCAACAATTCatcacatgatgatgatgatgatgagcctTCACTAAAACAACCAGCTCGGGAGTTTGTTACCAAACGTCGCGGTAGAGGGCGACCGAAGAAGAGGAAGGAACCTGAAGATGaggaacag ATGTTTGAGAGGCTGGTTGAACCCAGAATCGACCAAGGGAGTGTGAAGAGAAGGAAAACGTCTGCCGCTAAGGATTCTGGGGTGGCAGCACCAGTGGAGGAGTCACAGAAAACCAATGTTCAGACACAGCCTGAACCTGGCCACACAGATGCAGTGACGTTTGAGGAAG gagagggacagaaggtggTGAAGCCTGTAGGAAGAATCCCTCGTCATGAGGGGCTCCTGAAGAGGACTAAGTCAATGCTGAAGCCTACTACCCCAA ACTTCAGAAAGCTCCACGAGGCACATTTCAAGAAGATGGAGTCCATTGATTCATACGTGGAAAGGAAGACTAAGCAAGTTGATTTGTTCAGAAGTTCAGTGAAGGAACTGAAG GTTCTCTCTGATAAGACTCTTCCTAAACCAACTGAAGGAAAACCTCCAGCA ATCTCAACCTCGAGCTGTGCCTCCCTGTTCAGCCCAGCGTCCCAGAGACCTGCCACAGACAGATGCAGACAGACTCGGTTCTCAGCCATCAAATCTGCCACGGATAAAAGTAGACTCTCGGCCAGTAAGCCAGCTACAGACAAACGCAGACAGACCCGGGTCTCTGCCACCAACGTCCCTCAGAAGGACACTGTTGTTCCATTCAGACCCACAGTCCTGTCCACTTGCAAGATCAATGTTCG GTTCTCTCAGGCTACTCGGGATAATGAGCACAAGAGGTCCATGGTTAAGACACCAGCACGCGCGTCAACCCGTGTGGAACTCGTCACTCCTGGGAAAGAGACTAAAGTTGTTGGCGGGAAACATGAAGTCAACAAGCCCTCTGTTCTCTCTAGCACCAAGACGCCAG gAACAGCATTTGTGTTTAATGGAAACACCAGTGTTCTTTCTAACACTCCTGGAACCAACAAGGCCAACTTTGATCTGAAGGCCAGTCTCTCTAAGCCTCTCACCTACAAGCCTCACAGGG GGAAGCTGAAGCCTTATGGAGAGACCAAGGAAAACACAGCTGACCAgtctcagattgtcccttcacACCAGAAGAACTACAAACAGCACCCGGTTCAGACAAG GGAGGAAAGGAGAACAAAACAGACTGAAGACAGGAAGCAGAAGAAAGTGAATATGCTTGGAGCCAGACGAGGCCTCGTCATGACCTAA